CGGAGCGCGATTTCGTGTTGATCAGCCGCTCCAAGTTCGAGGATGAGATGGCGGCGATCCTGGGAGGCCGCGCGGCCGAGGAGATCGTCTTCGGGGACATCACGGACGGCGCGACCGACGATCTGGAGAAGGCCACCAAGATCGCCCGGGCCATGGTGACGCAGTACGGCATGAGCGACAGGCTGGGGCCGCTCCAGTTCGGGCAGAAGGACGAGCTGGTCTTCCTGGGCCGGGAGATCGCGGAACAGCGCAACTACTCCGAGCAGGTGGCCCGGGAGATCGATCGGGAGATACAGCGCTTCGTGGAATCCGCTTACAGCCGGGCCCGCGAGATCATCCTGGCGTATCGGGCCAAGCTGGACGAGATCGCCCAGCGGCTGCTGAAAGAGGAGACCATCGAGCGAGAGGAATTCGAGGCCATGTTCCAGGATCTGCCCAGACAGCCCGCCTCCGAACCGGTGCCCGCCTGATCCCAACGTCTTCCAAATGGCCGGGGCTTGATAGCTCCGGCCTTTTCATATCCAGGCCCACGCCCGGGGCAGCTCCGCACGTCGCCCAGGGCTTTCACGTTCTTGGAGTCTTAGAAAATCTACCGGCAAGGCGTCTGAGGGTCTCCCTCAACCACTAGTTCCACAGGGGGAGGTGTGGAGGGGACCTTCCCTCCACGAAAACCCCACTTCTCCGGCCTGTACCTGCCTCTCTCGGCCCTTCCCAGGGGACCAGGCCGAGGCCAGGCAGGTCGAAAGCAGAAGAAGGACTTTTTCCGGAGGGCCTCCCCACAGCAGAAGCAACGGCATTTCTCAGACACACTCTTAGTGCCTCGGTGGTTCCTATCGCACTTTTCAGACACACTCTCACATCAGGAGGGAGCGATGCCCAAAGAGCTACGGACAGGCCTGCGGGGAGAAGCAACCCTGGTCGTCAGTGCGCAGGACACAGCCCAGGCGGTGGGCAGCGGAACAGTCGACGTACTAGGCACGCCCGTGTTGATCGCGCTGATGGAGCGCGCAGCCGTAGCCTCCCTGGCCCCCGTCCTGCCAGCGGATCAGACCTCCGTGGGCACCGAGATCCACGTGCGCCATATCGCCCCCACGCCGCCCGGCATGCGGGTGACGGCCCAGGCGACGCTCATCGAGATCGATGGGCGCCGGCTGCGGTTCCGCGTCACAGCCCAGGACGAGGTGGAGACCATCGCCGAGGGGGAACACACCCGTGTGCTCGTGAACGTTGAGCGCTTCCTCGACCGCGTACAGGCGAAACAGGGGCGCTGAGGCCCCCGCCGGAGCATATTCATGTGACGCGGCGATGGTCCAAGTGCCGCATACATGTTGAACGGTTCTTTCACCGCAGAGGCGCCGAGAGCGCAGAGACTCGTCCCCCTTTCCTCCTCCTCTTCCGCGCCCATTGCGACTCCGCAGCGGGATGTGAGCCATCACCACATGCGACGTCTCCGCATCCATCGCTGCGACTATTTTCGCCACCTCTTCCGTTTTATGAGTGAGGGTCTCCAACCGGACATCCCTTTGATATCCATGAGGCGGACCAGAGGAGCGACGCCCTTCGAAGACATCGATCTTCAGCTTTTTAGACAAAAACTGTGGTTTGTATGAATTATTTACACAAGGGATTTGCCTGCCCGGCAACTCTGTGCTATAATGAATGTAGTAAGGGGCTATTGCATGTGAAGAGAGGGAGTCATCATGAGGGCAATGACCCAATCAACGACGCTGCGACGCGTGCTAGCACAGTTACCCGAAGAAGATCCCGCCTTCGGGCGTGCGATAACGATCAAGCACTTTAAGCGTGGCGAGACGGTAGCCACGCCACAGGAGCTGGAGAGCCATCTGTTCGTCTTGATGAGCGGCAAAGCCCGCCTGGTGCGCGTGACGAGAGAGGGTCGGAGGCTGGTCTTGGCCGTCCTGGAATCGGGAGCGGTCTTCGGAGAGGGAGCGCTGCTGAACGCACATACTCCGGGCACCTTCGCCGAGGCGCAGGACAACTGCGCGGTGTGGGTGATCCCGGCCGCCGAGGCGCGGGCGATGGCCAATCGATATCCGATCCTGGGATGGGGATTGCTCCAGACCTTCGGCAGCCGCCTGGCTCAGGTGGAGTCCCGTCTGGAAGACGTGGCCTACAAGAAGCTGCCTGAGCGGCTGGCGGCGCTATTGCTGGAGCTGGCGAATTATCAGGAGACCACCATCACGGGCACTAGCCACCAATCGCTGGCGGACACGCTGGGGACTTATCGGGAGACGGTCAGCTCGATCCTACGGGATTTCAAACGCCAGGGGCTGGTGGAGTTGGGCTATCGCCGGATCACGATCCTGGACGCGGTCGGATTGGCGGAGATCGCCGGGATCTCCACGTAAGCGAGCGCGTGTGGACAAGAGGCGGGGCTGCTTTCATGGCCCCGCCTTTTCTTTTTGGCGTGGGCATGTGAACGGTGGTATCATCTCCGATGGACGGAACTCACCCTGGGGAGATTCCTGTGCACATCCTCGTCCTGGGCGCCACAGGCTTCATCGGCAGTCACATCGCTCGCGCGGCCGTAGAGCGCGGCCACACCGTCCGCGCCTTCAGCCGCCCATCTAGCGATCCGATGGCCTTAGAGGGCCTGGACGTCGACCGCGCCTTCGGTGACATCGAGTCGGTGGACTCCCTCATCGCCGCGATGGAGGGATGCCAGGCCGTCGTCCATGCGGCGGGCTACTACCCTGCCACGGCGACCCCGCGCGCGGTGCACTGCGATCGAGCCCGCCGCCAGATCCAGAACGTACTCCAGGCGGCGCGAGAGGCGGGCGTTCGACGGCTCGTATACACCAGCTCCATCAGCACCATCGGCCCGATCCCGCCGGGGCGGCTGGGCACGGAGGCGGATCACTATTGGCCCGGGCAAATGCACCATCCCTATTGGGATTGCAAATGGATCCAGGAGCAAGCCGTGCTATCCGCTCCGGACCTGGAGGCCATCGCGCTGATCCCCAGCGCCGTCTTTGGGCCAGGCGATGTGAAACCGACCACCGGTACCCTGTTGCTGGCCATAGATCGGATAGGCGCACGAGTGGCGGTCAATGGCCGGGTGAACGTGGTGGATGTGCGCGATGTCGCGCACGCGCACGTCGTCGCGCTGACGCGCGGACGGCCCGGCGAGCGATATCTCATCGGTGGACACAACATCACGGTTCCGGAAGCGCTCAGAGCGGCTGCCCACGCCCTGGGATGTCCCGGCCCCATGATCACGCTGCCCGCCTTCATCTTCCGCTGGCCATCCCTCCTGTTGGACATATACCTGACCCGGCGAGGAGGGGGGCCGACGGCGGCGGCCTACTTTCTGGAAGCCCTGGGGGCTCATCAATGGATCGACGCGACCAAGGCCGTACGGGAGCTGAACCTGCATCCTCGTCCCCTGAAGCACACCTTCGCCGACGCGGTCTCCTGGTTCCGCGAGCACGGATATTTCGATCGCCCCCTGGGCCAATTGATGAAGCTAAGCTAGAGCGTGTCTGAAAATTAGGTAGTCTCCCTCATGGGTATTGCCGGGGCAGGGACGATTCATGAATCGCCCCTGTCCACAGGTAGATGGCGGCAGATAAATTCCCCGTCTGGGAAAAAGCCCACAGGAGGCGCCATTCATGCAGCGCTGCTCACAAAATGGTCTCCCGTGGGCTCACCAACTCTAGACAGGGAGATCACCGAAAATTACCAGTAAGGCGTCTGAGGATCTTCCTCGGCTACCAGCTCTACAGGGGGAGGTGTGGAGGGGAGGCCCCCTCCACGGAAAACCTACTTTTCCGATCTGCACCTGCCTTTCTCGGCCCTTCCCGAAGGACCCAGGCCGAGGCCAGGCAGGTCAAAGGCAAAAGAAGGGCTTTTTCCGGAGGGGCTCCACCCCGACACGCTCTTAGAGGGATGCGTTTCCTCACATCAACAGACGACCACAGGAAAGGGGGAATGCCCACCATGGAGTGCTACAACTGCGGAGCGGAGATCCCCGCGGATGCGCCCGTGTGCCCACGCTGCGGCATTCGCTTCGCTCCCAAGCCGGACGCTTCCACCACGGACGATCCCGATCGGTGCTGCTACTGGCCGACATGGGCCTGGGGCGCCCTCGCGATCGGCGTGGTGATCATTCTCATCCTGCTATGGGGGGTGTTTCGATGAAGAGAGGATTGCAATGCGGATGGATCATCGGGCTCGTGATCGCGCTGGCAGCCTGTGTGCCTCCCACTCCTGCGCCCGCTCAGTCGCCGCAGGTCCTTCCCACGGCGACGACAGCCCCTACCCTCGCGCCCACGGCGACACCCATCGCGACGAGCACACCCCAGCCCACACAAACCCCACTCGCCTGGCCCGTCTCCGCGGACGCGTACCCGACCCCCGAGGCCGGGTTGGCGGTGGTAGCCTTCGAGTCGCGGATCCCGTTGTGAGGTAGCTGTGCGACCCGGGTGGTCGCTGGGCTGAAGGAGATCGCCGGCGTGCAGGACGTGCAGATCCGGCGAGCGCGCTACGCCATAATCTACTACGACCCACAGCAGACCGACGAGGAAGAGCTGCTGGAGAGGTTGACCGAGATCCTGTCGAGCCACTGAACATGCGCGTGTTGGTGACAGGCGCGACCGGATTCGTAGGGGCCAATCTGGTCGCCGAATTGACGGCGCGGGGATACACGGTGCGCATCCTGCGGCGTGCCACCTCGCGTCTGGACGCCCTGGAGGGCCTCCCTTACGAAGAGGTCGTCGGGGATATCCTGGATGAGGACTCCCTGCGCAGGGCGATGCAGGATTGCACGTGGGTGTTCCACGCGGCCGGCGCCGCCGACTACTGGCGATCTCAACCGGATCGGATCTATCGGGTGAACGTCACCGGCACGCGATGTGTGATGGCCGCCGCGCTGGCGACTCAAGTCCAGCGGGTGGTACACACCTCCTCCGTCGCCGCGCTGGGGGCGCCCCCGGACGGCCGCATCGGCGACGAGTCGATGTCGTTCAATCTGAGGCCGGAGGAGTTTCGCTACGGCCACAGCAAATACCTGGCCGAGCAGGAAGTGCTGGCGGCGGTAAAGCGCGGCTTGCCTGCTGTGATCGTGAATCCCACCGTGATCCTTGGCCCGCGGGACGTTCATCTCATCTCCGGATCCCTCATCCGGGAGGTGTACCGACGGTGGATCCCCTTCGCGTTACCCGGCGGGCTCAACCTCGTGGATGTAGCGGCCGTGGCGGCCGGTCACATCGCCGCGGCGGAACGAGGCCGCGTGGGAGAGCGATACATCCTGGGCGGGGTGAACCTCACCCACATGGAGCTGCTCCGAATGACAGCCCAGGTCGTGGGCCAGCGCCCCCCCATCGGGGTCCTCCCGCGCGCGTGCGTCCCGGCCCTGGCGGCCGTGTTCGAATGGGCGCAGCGGATATGGCCTCGCCCGCTTCCCATCAGCGCAGAACAGGTTCGCCTGTCCACCCGCTACTTCTTCTTCAGTAGCCGCAAAGCGGAGGCCGAACTCGGCCTCCCGCCGACGGACCCTGTGAAGGTGATCCGGGAGACGTTCCTCTGGTATCGCGATCACGGCTACCTGTAGCCCCTCGCCGAACGCGCAAAGCCCGACGCCATGGCGTCGGGCTTTGTCGTCATCCTCCAAGATCTCGTCGGCGAGAGGACCTCTCGTCGACGAACTCCGCCTGGGCGACTCACTCGACCTTGGGCAGATGCTCCAGGGCCTCTCGCACCCGCTCCACCGGATACTCGTAGTCCACCAACTCGCCGCGCAGATACGCGTCGTAGGCCGAAAGATCGAAGTGGCCGTGCCCGCTGAAGTTGAAGACGATGACGCGCGGCTCGCCCGCCTCACGGGCAGCCAGGGCCTCGTCAATGGCCGCCCGCACCGCGTGGGAGGTCTCCGGGGCGGGCACGATGCCCTCCGCCCGAGCGAACTGGAGGGCTGCCTCAAAGCAGCTCACCTGTCCGTACGCGCGGGCCTCGATCAGGTTGTTCGCGTAGAGCAGGCTGACCAGCGGAGCCATTCCGTGATACCGCAAGCCGCCAGCATGGATGCCCGCCGGGACGAAGTCGTGCCCCAGGGTGTGCATCTTCACCAGCGGCGTCATGCGGGCCGTGTCGCCGTAATCGTACGCGTAAATGCCTCGCGTCAACGAGGGGCAGGCCGTCGGCTCCACCGCGACGATGCGCGTCTTCTTCCCGTTGACCAGATTCTCTCGGACGAAGGGGAAGGCGATGCCAGCGAAGTTGGATCCGCCGCCCACGCATCCGATCACGACATCGGGATACTCGCCCGCCATCTCCATCTGCTTGAGCGTCTCCAGCCCGATGATGGTCTGATGCATCAGCACGTGGTTGAGCACCGAGCCCAGGCTGTACTTGGTGTCCTCACGGGTGGCTGCCTCCTCCACCGCCTCGGAGATGGCGATCCCCAGGGAGCCCGGCGAATCCGGGTCCTGCTCCAGGATCTGGCGCCCCGCCTGCGTCTGGTCGCTCGGGCTGGGAACCACCGTAGCGCCCCAGGTCTCCATCAGCACACGGCGATACGGCTTCTGGTGATAGCTCACCTTTACCATGTACACCTTGCACTCGATATCGAAGAACCGACAAGCCATGGAGAGAGCGCTTCCCCACTGGCCGGCACCCGTCTCCGTAGTGATGCGTGTGGTCCCCTCCTTCTTGTTGTAATACGCCTGCGCCACAGCCGTGTTGGGTTTGTGGCTGCCCGGTGGGGAGACGCCCTCATACTTGTAGTAAATGTGTGCGGGGGTGTCCAGAGCCTGCTCAAGACGCCGGGCGCGGATGAGCGGGGTCGGGCGCCAGAGCTTGTATACCTCCTGGATCTCCTCGGGGATATCGATGTACCGCTCCGCGCTCACCTCCTGCTGAATCAGCGCCATGGGGAAAAGCGGCGCCAGATCGTCCGGCCCGGCCGGCTGCTTGGTCACGGGGTGCAGCACCGGTGGCGGCGGAAACGGCAGATCGGCTATGATGTTGTACCATTGCGTCGGCAGCTCTTGCTCTGACAGGATGAACTTCGTCTGTCCCATGCTGATCTCCTCCCATTTCTCTTGAGATGATGATGGGTGATCGAAACTTCGCATCCCGGCACACTTCCCCGGGATATCGTCCATGCCCTTTCCCCCCTCAAAGGCGATCGAGGAACCGGCGGAGGCGGGGTCGAAAATCAAAAACTCCCGTCCCCGAAGGGACGGGAGCTAAACCCGCGGTGCCACCCTGCTTGGGAGATCCTCAGGGGTCTCCCCTCTCTCAGCTCGTTAACGGAAGCCACCCGGCTCAGCCTACTCAGCGCAGGAGCTTCATCGCAAAGCCCTACCGCCGTTCAGCCTGCGGCTCCCCGGCCCATTCAGTGCCAGCGCTGACGTCAGGCTCACACCCTCCCTGACTCGCTTGGTCCCGCTTCGGCACCTACTAGCCCGGTTCCTCGCCATTACCCACTATGTGCGATGTGATCTCTTCGGCAGGCCCTTTGGGCAAAGGGAGTATAGCACAAGCGCTGCCGGCTGTCAATCGCTATTCGCCTGCCTCCAGATGCGGCTTGATCTTGCTCAGCAGGCGAGCCTTGGGCATGGCGCCGATCAGGCGCTCCACCTCCTCGCCGTTCTTGAACAGGATCAACGTGGGAATGCTCATGATCCCATAGGTCGTCATCGTCGCCGGATTCTGATCGACATCCAGCTTGGCGACCTTCAGCTTACCGTCGTATTCCTCCGCGATCTCCTCCAGAATCGGGGCGATCATCTTGCACGGTCCACACCATTCTGCCCAGAAGTCGGTCAGCACCGGGATGTCCGATTGCAATACCTCTTCCTCGAAAGTCGCATCCGTTACAACGACCGGCTTAGCCATGCCTTCCCTCCTGAGACGATTCTATCCAATCCCCACCAGCGCCCTGGTACCTTCATCACCCCTTATCCACCTTGCCGGGCAGAAGATGTGGCCCTCAGGTGAGCACGCAAGGCCATAGCGGCCTCGTCTACATCCGGGATCGCGAGGGTCAAGCGCTCCAGGGGACATAAATCCGTGCGATCTCGATTGAGGATGGCGGGCACCAGCGCCTTCCAGGACGCCCGAACGCCGGCGGTTTCCAATGTCTGACGCGCCGCCTCACTGAAGCACTCGCCATAAACGGCGCTCAGGCCAGCCTGACATGCCAGGACGGCCACCGCCCGCCCCACGATCCGGTCGGCCAGGGCCGCCCCCCGCGCCGCCTCGCCCAGGCGATCCAGCGCCTCCACCAGGGGTCTAACGCCCGCCCCCCGGCTCTGGGCCAGCACACGCCCCGCCTTCACCAGGACGAACTGCGCGCCCTCCCCAGTCAACAGATCTTTGGCCTGCGCCATATCCTCTTCAAAGCTCATCGAATCCATTATACTGGCGCCCCCAACACTTGTCCAATCCCGATTCATCCGGGTATAATCGGCCCATGTCAAGGCGCTCAAGGGAAATCGCGGCAGACTTGCAGACCCACTCCACGTGCTCGGATGGGACGGACACGCCGGCCGAATTGGTGCGAAAAGCCGCCCAACAGGGGCTTCGCGCGATCGCCCTGACGGATCACGACTCGATCCTGGGGGTGGAAGAGGCGTTAGCCGCCGGCCGTGAACACGGCGTGGAGGTGGTGCCCGCCCTGGAGTTCAGCACCCAGCAGGAACCGGAACGGGGCCTGATCGACATCGACATCCTGGGCTACTGGATCAATCCCAGCGATCCCGGCCTGCGTGATACGCTGGAACGGGTGATGGCCGCCCGGCGTGAGCAGAAGATCGCGCAGATCAGGCGGCTGCAGGAACACGGGATCGAGGTCTCCGTAGAGGAGGTGCTCGCCCTGGCAGGCGGCGTGCCGGGGCGCCCACACATCGCGGAGGTGGTATGGCGCCGGAATCCAGGGCGCTTTCGATCCAAGCAGGAGATCTTCGACCAGCTCCTCTCTCCTCACAGCCCGACCTACGTTCCCCGATCCTTCTCCCTCACCGTCGAGCAGGCGATCGAGGTCATCCTGGCCGCGGGTGGACTCCCCGCCCTGGCGCATCCCGGCTTCTACACCCACATCCAGGATATCAAACGTGTGATCCGCCAACTGCAGGAGGCAGGCCTGCGAGGCATCGAGGTCTGGTACCCCTATCGGCAGGTGCATGGCGAGGAGATCCCCGCCGCACAGGCCGAGGCCATGGTCGAGCGGTTCCAAAGGCTGGCGGAGGAACTCCATCTGTTGGCCACGGGCGGATCTGACTATCACGGCCAACGCACACCCCACATCCGCCTGGGCGAGTGCGGGATGACATGGGAGGATTATCAGGCGCTGAGAGAGACGGCGAGACAAGGGATATGAAACCAACTAACGAGATGACGGAACCCGAACGCGTGGCGGAGATCTTGCGGCGGCTGGAGGAGGCCTATCCGACCGCCCAATGCGCTCTGCACCACACCAACCCGCTGGAACTCCTCGTGGCCACGATCCTCTCGGCTCAGTGTACGGACGAGCGGGTCAACCAGGTCACCCAGGAGCTCTTCCGGAAATATCCCACGGTCGAGGATTACGCCTTCGCCAACCCGGAGGAGCTGGAGCAGGATATCCGCCCAACGGGCTTCTACCGGAACAAGGCACGGCATATCCAGAACGCGGCCCGGATGATCCTCGAGCGCTTTGGCGGCCGGGTGCCGGACACGATGGAGGAGCTCCTGCAGCTCCCCGGCGTCGCGCGTAAAACGGCCAACGTCGTGCTGGGCGTCGCCTTCCACAAGGCGGAAGGCATCGTCGTGGACACGCACGTCAAACGCGTCTCCCGCAGGCTCGGCCTGACCCGAGAGCAGGATCCGAAGAAGATCGAACAGGACCTCATGCGCATTATCCCTCGCGAGCGATGGATCGACTTCGGCCATCAGATGATCTGGCACGGGCGGCAGATCTGCCAGGCCCGTAAGCCGGACTGTCCGAATTGCCCCCT
This DNA window, taken from Chloroflexota bacterium, encodes the following:
- a CDS encoding thioesterase family protein; protein product: MPKELRTGLRGEATLVVSAQDTAQAVGSGTVDVLGTPVLIALMERAAVASLAPVLPADQTSVGTEIHVRHIAPTPPGMRVTAQATLIEIDGRRLRFRVTAQDEVETIAEGEHTRVLVNVERFLDRVQAKQGR
- the nth gene encoding endonuclease III, giving the protein MTEPERVAEILRRLEEAYPTAQCALHHTNPLELLVATILSAQCTDERVNQVTQELFRKYPTVEDYAFANPEELEQDIRPTGFYRNKARHIQNAARMILERFGGRVPDTMEELLQLPGVARKTANVVLGVAFHKAEGIVVDTHVKRVSRRLGLTREQDPKKIEQDLMRIIPRERWIDFGHQMIWHGRQICQARKPDCPNCPLNDLCPSAEM
- a CDS encoding NAD-dependent epimerase/dehydratase family protein, with translation MRVLVTGATGFVGANLVAELTARGYTVRILRRATSRLDALEGLPYEEVVGDILDEDSLRRAMQDCTWVFHAAGAADYWRSQPDRIYRVNVTGTRCVMAAALATQVQRVVHTSSVAALGAPPDGRIGDESMSFNLRPEEFRYGHSKYLAEQEVLAAVKRGLPAVIVNPTVILGPRDVHLISGSLIREVYRRWIPFALPGGLNLVDVAAVAAGHIAAAERGRVGERYILGGVNLTHMELLRMTAQVVGQRPPIGVLPRACVPALAAVFEWAQRIWPRPLPISAEQVRLSTRYFFFSSRKAEAELGLPPTDPVKVIRETFLWYRDHGYL
- a CDS encoding TrpB-like pyridoxal phosphate-dependent enzyme, whose amino-acid sequence is MGQTKFILSEQELPTQWYNIIADLPFPPPPVLHPVTKQPAGPDDLAPLFPMALIQQEVSAERYIDIPEEIQEVYKLWRPTPLIRARRLEQALDTPAHIYYKYEGVSPPGSHKPNTAVAQAYYNKKEGTTRITTETGAGQWGSALSMACRFFDIECKVYMVKVSYHQKPYRRVLMETWGATVVPSPSDQTQAGRQILEQDPDSPGSLGIAISEAVEEAATREDTKYSLGSVLNHVLMHQTIIGLETLKQMEMAGEYPDVVIGCVGGGSNFAGIAFPFVRENLVNGKKTRIVAVEPTACPSLTRGIYAYDYGDTARMTPLVKMHTLGHDFVPAGIHAGGLRYHGMAPLVSLLYANNLIEARAYGQVSCFEAALQFARAEGIVPAPETSHAVRAAIDEALAAREAGEPRVIVFNFSGHGHFDLSAYDAYLRGELVDYEYPVERVREALEHLPKVE
- a CDS encoding cell division protein FtsH; the encoded protein is IGMEEFEEAIERVVAGPERRSRLISEEEKRIIAYHEAGHALVRRMLPKADPVAKISIVARGMSLGQVRQLPERDFVLISRSKFEDEMAAILGGRAAEEIVFGDITDGATDDLEKATKIARAMVTQYGMSDRLGPLQFGQKDELVFLGREIAEQRNYSEQVAREIDREIQRFVESAYSRAREIILAYRAKLDEIAQRLLKEETIEREEFEAMFQDLPRQPASEPVPA
- a CDS encoding NAD-dependent epimerase/dehydratase family protein produces the protein MHILVLGATGFIGSHIARAAVERGHTVRAFSRPSSDPMALEGLDVDRAFGDIESVDSLIAAMEGCQAVVHAAGYYPATATPRAVHCDRARRQIQNVLQAAREAGVRRLVYTSSISTIGPIPPGRLGTEADHYWPGQMHHPYWDCKWIQEQAVLSAPDLEAIALIPSAVFGPGDVKPTTGTLLLAIDRIGARVAVNGRVNVVDVRDVAHAHVVALTRGRPGERYLIGGHNITVPEALRAAAHALGCPGPMITLPAFIFRWPSLLLDIYLTRRGGGPTAAAYFLEALGAHQWIDATKAVRELNLHPRPLKHTFADAVSWFREHGYFDRPLGQLMKLS
- a CDS encoding Crp/Fnr family transcriptional regulator encodes the protein MTQSTTLRRVLAQLPEEDPAFGRAITIKHFKRGETVATPQELESHLFVLMSGKARLVRVTREGRRLVLAVLESGAVFGEGALLNAHTPGTFAEAQDNCAVWVIPAAEARAMANRYPILGWGLLQTFGSRLAQVESRLEDVAYKKLPERLAALLLELANYQETTITGTSHQSLADTLGTYRETVSSILRDFKRQGLVELGYRRITILDAVGLAEIAGIST
- a CDS encoding DUF1893 domain-containing protein, whose amino-acid sequence is MAQAKDLLTGEGAQFVLVKAGRVLAQSRGAGVRPLVEALDRLGEAARGAALADRIVGRAVAVLACQAGLSAVYGECFSEAARQTLETAGVRASWKALVPAILNRDRTDLCPLERLTLAIPDVDEAAMALRAHLRATSSARQGG
- a CDS encoding PHP domain-containing protein, which gives rise to MQTHSTCSDGTDTPAELVRKAAQQGLRAIALTDHDSILGVEEALAAGREHGVEVVPALEFSTQQEPERGLIDIDILGYWINPSDPGLRDTLERVMAARREQKIAQIRRLQEHGIEVSVEEVLALAGGVPGRPHIAEVVWRRNPGRFRSKQEIFDQLLSPHSPTYVPRSFSLTVEQAIEVILAAGGLPALAHPGFYTHIQDIKRVIRQLQEAGLRGIEVWYPYRQVHGEEIPAAQAEAMVERFQRLAEELHLLATGGSDYHGQRTPHIRLGECGMTWEDYQALRETARQGI
- the trxA gene encoding thioredoxin produces the protein MAKPVVVTDATFEEEVLQSDIPVLTDFWAEWCGPCKMIAPILEEIAEEYDGKLKVAKLDVDQNPATMTTYGIMSIPTLILFKNGEEVERLIGAMPKARLLSKIKPHLEAGE